One genomic window of Diospyros lotus cultivar Yz01 chromosome 8, ASM1463336v1, whole genome shotgun sequence includes the following:
- the LOC127807968 gene encoding S-adenosyl-L-methionine-dependent tRNA 4-demethylwyosine synthase isoform X2: MTWNTPSLAVAARFTLLAVLSAGTVYCFYKSRRLRKLAFQNPNPKLSPARGKLFFVSQTGTSKALAQRLFDFLTAKGLAFDLVNPQDYEPEDLHRETLVVIVASTWEDGKPPPNGSFLADWLSESADDFRVGSLLLSKCKFAVFGVGSRAYGETFNAVAKEFSRRLRALGAAEILPVREGNVDEGDLDEVFDGWSAKLIRALKGGALENGGSVGCKDDNESEFEVISESDDDDAEDNGEESGIVDLEDIAGKIPPRKSTTVVQSNGKLNGEKEMVTPVIRANLEKQGYKIIGSHSGVKLCRWTKSQLRGRGGCYKHSFYGIESHRCMEATPSLACANKCVFCWRHHTNPVGKSWQWKMDNPLDIVNSAIDLHTKMIKQMRGVPGVKQERLSEGLSPRHCALSLVGEPIMYPEINSLVDELHRRRISTFLVTNAQFPEKIKMLRPVTQDSLKALMEKQQRTVYRLTLVKGWNTEDVDAYSSLFAIGNPDFVEIKGVTYCGSSATSKLTMENVPWHSDVKAFSEALAQKSGGTYEVACEHAHSCCVLLAKVDKFKINGQWFTWIDYEKFHDLVASGRPYDSKDYMAATPSWAVYGADEGGFDPEQSRYRKERHHKSSR, translated from the exons ATGACTTGGAACACTCCCTCGCTGGCCGTCGCCGCCCGGTTCACCCTCCTCGCCGTTCTGTCCGCCGGCACCGTCTATTGCTTCTACAAGTCCCGCCGCCTCAGGAAGCTCGCCTtccaaaaccctaaccctaagcTGTCTCCTGCCAGAGGCAAGCTCTTCTTCGTCTCCCAAACTGGCACTTCCAAAGCCCTAGCTCAAAGGCTGTTCGATTTCCTCACTGCCAAAGGTCTCGCATTTGACCTCGTCAATCCGCAGGATTACGAGCCGGAGGATCTGCATAGAGAAACCCTAGTCGTGATCGTCGCTTCCACTTGGGAGGACGGAAAGCCGCCTCCGAACGGCAGTTTCTTGGCCGATTGGTTGTCGGAGAGCGCCGACGATTTCAGAGTCGGATCTTTGCTGCTGAGTAAGTGCAAGTTCGCCGTGTTCGGCGTCGGGAGCCGGGCGTACGGCGAGACATTCAACGCCGTTGCCAAGGAGTTCTCGAGGCGGCTGCGGGCGCTCGGGGCGGCCGAGATTTTGCCTGTCCGGGAGGGGAATGTTGATGAGGGTGATCTGGATGAGGTGTTCGATGGTTGGAGTGCGAAGTTAATTAGAGCTCTGAAAGGTGGGGCCTTAGAAAATGGGGGCTCTGTTGGATGTAAGGATGATAATGAGAGCGAGTTTGAGGTAATTAGCGagtcagatgatgatgatgcagaAGACAATGGGGAGGAATCAGGGATTGTTGATCTTGAGGACATAGCCGGAAAAATTCCTCCTAGAAAATCAACCACAGTGGTTCAATCCAATGGAAAATTGAATGGTGAAAAAGAGATGGTGACCCCTGTGATCAGAGCAAACTTGGAGAAGCAG GGATATAAAATCATTGGTTCACATAGTGGTGTTAAACTCTGCAGATGGACCAAGTCGCAACTTAGAGGGCGTGGAGGTTGCTACAAGCACTCATTTTATGGCATTGAAAGTCATAG GTGCATGGAGGCTACTCCAAGCTTGGCATGTGCCAACAAATGTGTTTTTTGTTGGAGACATCACACAAATCCTGTAGGGAAGAGCTGGCAGTGGAAAATGGATAATCCTTTAGACATTGTAAACTCTGCAATAGATCTGCATACAAAAATGATAAAGCAAATGAGAGGAGTTCCAg GTGTTAAACAGGAGCGCTTATCAGAAGGCCTTTCTCCAAGACATTGTGCATTATCACTTGTTGGTGAACCTATTATGTACCCTGAGATTAATTCACTTGTAGATGAGCTTCATCGGAGGCGTATTTCTACTTTCCTTGTAACAAATGCACAGTTCCCAGAAAAGATTAAGATGCTGAGACCTGTCACCCAG GATTCTTTGAAGGCTCTCATGGAGAAGCAGCAGCGAACTGTTTACCGTTTGACGCTGGTTAAAGGGTGGAATACAGAGGATGTAGATGCCTATTCTAGTCTCTTTGCTATTGGGAATCCTgattttgtggaaattaaagGAGTTACCTATTGTGGATC GTCTGCTACATCAAAGTTGACAATGGAGAACGTTCCCTGGCATTCTGACGTGAAAGCTTTTTCAGAGGCTTTAGCTCAGAAGAGCGGAGGGACTTATGAGGTTGCTTGTGAGCATGCCCACTCATGTTGTGTTCTCTTGGCAAAAGTGGATAAGTTCAAGATTAACGGCCAATGGTTCACGTGGATAGACTACGAAAAGTTTCACGATCTG GTTGCTAGTGGAAGACCTTACGACAGCAAGGACTATATGGCTGCCACACCATCTTGGGCGGTCTATGGAGCTGATGAGGGTGGGTTTGATCCAGAGCAATCTCGATACAGAAAGGAACGGCATCACAAATCAAGTCGCTAA
- the LOC127807967 gene encoding probable methyltransferase PMT28 isoform X2 translates to MAIARFGRQAKRSYGLCVKMTAVTVLGLCFVFIWSMFSSSSSVVSQRSRFGDITESVSANGKLTGSAIVSEKKEPRKDLGNKDDKKANFESDLEEKGGNKVNGSLSYMPADAHKRGNGGSVKKEGTNVKSPKKDERKKPGLVRSEGEELQKDQEGEQEEEVEENETEEKAADGEEGKGNEDLEEDAESLAADDVNLEPVEKVDDEGGGLKGTGKKRKIKGPLFDPKAHYTWKLCSTRSKHNYIPCIDIESASGRLQSYRHHERSCPRTSPMCLVPLPPEGYATPFSWPESKSKIFYKNVAHPKLAAFIKMHNWVVKSGEYLTFPQKQSEFKGGTLHYLESIEEMVPDIEWGKNIRIVLEIGCTDSSFAAALLDKDVLTLTLGLKDALVDLAQVALERGFPAVVSPFRSRRIPFPSGVFDAIHCGECQTQWHSNGGKLLLEMNRILRPGGYFILSNKHDSIEIEEAMSTLTASICWNILAHKTDEISEAGVKIYQKPESNDIYKLRRKKDPPLCKENENPDASWYVPIKSCLHNIPESIEQRGSEWPEEWPKRLETFPDWMNNKEKLIADTQHWKAIVEKSYLTGMGIEWSNIRNIMDMKAIHGGFAAALSQQKVWVMNVIPVHAPDTLPIIFERGLLGIYHDWCESFGTYPRSYDLLHADHLFSRLKNRCKQPVAIVVEMDRLLRPGGWAILRDKVEILDPLEGIFRSFHWEIRMTYYQDKEGIMCVQKTLWRP, encoded by the exons ATGGCCATAGCCCGGTTCGGTCGCCAAGCAAAGCGCTCGTATGGGCTTTGCGTCAAGATGACGGCAGTGACTGTGTTGGGATTGTGTTTTGTATTCATTTGGTCGATGttttcgtcttcttcttccgtGGTTTCTCAGAGGAGTAGGTTTGGTGATATCACCGAATCGGTTTCTGCCAATGGGAAGCTTACTGGCTCTGCGATTGTGTCCGAGAAGAAAGAACCAAGAAAGGATCTTGGAAATAAAGATGACAAAAAAGCgaattttgaatctgatttggAAGAGAAAGGTGGGAATAAGGTTAATGGGTCTTTGTCTTATATGCCTGCTGATGCACACAAGAGAGGGAATGGAGGTTCTGTGAAGAAAGAGGGAACTAACGTTAAGTCACCCAAGAAGGATGAGAGAAAGAAACCTGGGTTGGTGAGATCTGAAGGTGAAGAGTTGCAGAAAGATCAGGAGGGAgaacaagaagaggaagtggaagAAAATGAGACGGAAGAAAAAGCAGCAGATGGAGAAGAAGGTAAAGGAAATGAGGACCTGGAAGAGGATGCTGAGTCGCTTGCGGCAGATGATGTGAATCTGGAACCTGTGGAGAAGGTGGATGATGAGGGGGGCGGGTTGAAAGGTActgggaagaagagaaagataaaaGGGCCTTTATTCGATCCAAAAGCTCATTATACTTGGAAATTATGCAGCACAAGAAGCAAGCATAATTACATTCCTTGTATCGACATTGAAAGTGCCAGTGGAAGGCTGCAGAGTTATCGGCATCATGAGAGAAGTTGTCCTAGGACATCTCCAATGTGCCTTGTTCCCCTTCCTCCTGAGGGCTATGCGACTCCATTTAGCTGGCCGGAAAGCAAATCAAAG ATATTTTACAAGAATGTGGCACATCCAAAACTAGCAGCCTTTATCAAGATGCACAATTGGGTAGTCAAGTCTGGAGAGTATCTCACTTTCCCTCAAAAGCAATCTGAATTCAAGGGTGGAACCCTGCATTATCTTGAATCCATTGAAGAG ATGGTACCAGATATTGAATGGGGAAAAAACATTCGCATTGTTTTGGAAATTGGATGCACAGACTCAAGCTTTGCTGCTGCTTTACTTGATAAGGATGTTTTGACACTTACTCTAGGTTTGAAGGATGCCCTAGTGGACCTGGCACAGGTTGCTCTTGAGCGTGGTTTTCCTGCAGTAGTCAGCCCTTTTAGAAGTAGGAGGATTCCTTTTCCCAGTGGTGTTTTTGATGCTATTCATTGTGGTGAATGTCAAACACAATGGCATTCTAATG GAGGCAAGCTTCTTTTGGAGATGAATCGGATTTTGAGGCCTGGtggatattttattttgtcgAATAAACATGATAGTATTGAAATTGAAGAAG CTATGTCCACACTGACAGCATCCATCTGTTGGAATATCTTGGCTCATAAAACTGATGAAATCAGTGAAGCAGGTGtcaaaatttatcaaaagccagaatcaaatgatatatataaattaagaaggaagaaagatcCTCCTTTATGCAAAGAAAATGAGAACCCGGATGCTTCCTG GTATGTTCCGATAAAAAGTTGCTTGCACAACATTCCTGAATCTATTGAACAACGTGGAAGCGAGTGGCCTGAGGAATGGCCGAAAAGGTTGGAAACTTTTCCGGACTGGATGAACAACAAGGAGAAACTCATAGCCGACACTCAGCACTGGAAAGCTATTGTTGAAAAGTCGTACCTTACTGGAATGGGTATTGAATGGTCAAATATCCGGAATATAATGGACATGAAAGCAATACATGGAGG ATTTGCTGCTGCCCTTTCGCAACAAAAGGTTTGGGTTATGAATGTGATCCCTGTGCATGCACCAGATACACTTCCTATTATATTTGAACGTGGTCTGCTTGGTATTTACCATGACTGGTGTGAATCTTTTGGTACCTATCCAAGATCGTACGACCTTTTGCATGCTGATCATCTCTTCTCAAGGCTTAAGAACAG GTGTAAGCAGCCCGTGGCAATTGTTGTTGAGATGGATCGGTTGTTAAGGCCCGGTGGTTGGGCAATTTTGCGGGATAAGGTAGAGATACTCGATCCATTAGAAGGAATTTTCAGAAGTTTTCACTGGGAAATACGGATGACTTATTATCAGGACAAGGAAGGTATCATGTGTGTCCAGAAAACCTTGTGGAGACCCTGA
- the LOC127807968 gene encoding S-adenosyl-L-methionine-dependent tRNA 4-demethylwyosine synthase isoform X1 has translation MTWNTPSLAVAARFTLLAVLSAGTVYCFYKSRRLRKLAFQNPNPKLSPARGKLFFVSQTGTSKALAQRLFDFLTAKGLAFDLVNPQDYEPEDLHRETLVVIVASTWEDGKPPPNGSFLADWLSESADDFRVGSLLLSKCKFAVFGVGSRAYGETFNAVAKEFSRRLRALGAAEILPVREGNVDEGDLDEVFDGWSAKLIRALKGGALENGGSVGCKDDNESEFEVISESDDDDAEDNGEESGIVDLEDIAGKIPPRKSTTVVQSNGKLNGEKEMVTPVIRANLEKQGYKIIGSHSGVKLCRWTKSQLRGRGGCYKHSFYGIESHRCMEATPSLACANKCVFCWRHHTNPVGKSWQWKMDNPLDIVNSAIDLHTKMIKQMRGVPGVKQERLSEGLSPRHCALSLVGEPIMYPEINSLVDELHRRRISTFLVTNAQFPEKIKMLRPVTQLYVSVDAATKESLKAIDRPLFSDFWERFVDSLKALMEKQQRTVYRLTLVKGWNTEDVDAYSSLFAIGNPDFVEIKGVTYCGSSATSKLTMENVPWHSDVKAFSEALAQKSGGTYEVACEHAHSCCVLLAKVDKFKINGQWFTWIDYEKFHDLVASGRPYDSKDYMAATPSWAVYGADEGGFDPEQSRYRKERHHKSSR, from the exons ATGACTTGGAACACTCCCTCGCTGGCCGTCGCCGCCCGGTTCACCCTCCTCGCCGTTCTGTCCGCCGGCACCGTCTATTGCTTCTACAAGTCCCGCCGCCTCAGGAAGCTCGCCTtccaaaaccctaaccctaagcTGTCTCCTGCCAGAGGCAAGCTCTTCTTCGTCTCCCAAACTGGCACTTCCAAAGCCCTAGCTCAAAGGCTGTTCGATTTCCTCACTGCCAAAGGTCTCGCATTTGACCTCGTCAATCCGCAGGATTACGAGCCGGAGGATCTGCATAGAGAAACCCTAGTCGTGATCGTCGCTTCCACTTGGGAGGACGGAAAGCCGCCTCCGAACGGCAGTTTCTTGGCCGATTGGTTGTCGGAGAGCGCCGACGATTTCAGAGTCGGATCTTTGCTGCTGAGTAAGTGCAAGTTCGCCGTGTTCGGCGTCGGGAGCCGGGCGTACGGCGAGACATTCAACGCCGTTGCCAAGGAGTTCTCGAGGCGGCTGCGGGCGCTCGGGGCGGCCGAGATTTTGCCTGTCCGGGAGGGGAATGTTGATGAGGGTGATCTGGATGAGGTGTTCGATGGTTGGAGTGCGAAGTTAATTAGAGCTCTGAAAGGTGGGGCCTTAGAAAATGGGGGCTCTGTTGGATGTAAGGATGATAATGAGAGCGAGTTTGAGGTAATTAGCGagtcagatgatgatgatgcagaAGACAATGGGGAGGAATCAGGGATTGTTGATCTTGAGGACATAGCCGGAAAAATTCCTCCTAGAAAATCAACCACAGTGGTTCAATCCAATGGAAAATTGAATGGTGAAAAAGAGATGGTGACCCCTGTGATCAGAGCAAACTTGGAGAAGCAG GGATATAAAATCATTGGTTCACATAGTGGTGTTAAACTCTGCAGATGGACCAAGTCGCAACTTAGAGGGCGTGGAGGTTGCTACAAGCACTCATTTTATGGCATTGAAAGTCATAG GTGCATGGAGGCTACTCCAAGCTTGGCATGTGCCAACAAATGTGTTTTTTGTTGGAGACATCACACAAATCCTGTAGGGAAGAGCTGGCAGTGGAAAATGGATAATCCTTTAGACATTGTAAACTCTGCAATAGATCTGCATACAAAAATGATAAAGCAAATGAGAGGAGTTCCAg GTGTTAAACAGGAGCGCTTATCAGAAGGCCTTTCTCCAAGACATTGTGCATTATCACTTGTTGGTGAACCTATTATGTACCCTGAGATTAATTCACTTGTAGATGAGCTTCATCGGAGGCGTATTTCTACTTTCCTTGTAACAAATGCACAGTTCCCAGAAAAGATTAAGATGCTGAGACCTGTCACCCAG TTATATGTAAGTGTAGATGCTGCAACAAAAGAGAGCTTGAAGGCAATTGATAGGCCACTGTTTAGTGATTTCTGGGAGCGATTTGTT GATTCTTTGAAGGCTCTCATGGAGAAGCAGCAGCGAACTGTTTACCGTTTGACGCTGGTTAAAGGGTGGAATACAGAGGATGTAGATGCCTATTCTAGTCTCTTTGCTATTGGGAATCCTgattttgtggaaattaaagGAGTTACCTATTGTGGATC GTCTGCTACATCAAAGTTGACAATGGAGAACGTTCCCTGGCATTCTGACGTGAAAGCTTTTTCAGAGGCTTTAGCTCAGAAGAGCGGAGGGACTTATGAGGTTGCTTGTGAGCATGCCCACTCATGTTGTGTTCTCTTGGCAAAAGTGGATAAGTTCAAGATTAACGGCCAATGGTTCACGTGGATAGACTACGAAAAGTTTCACGATCTG GTTGCTAGTGGAAGACCTTACGACAGCAAGGACTATATGGCTGCCACACCATCTTGGGCGGTCTATGGAGCTGATGAGGGTGGGTTTGATCCAGAGCAATCTCGATACAGAAAGGAACGGCATCACAAATCAAGTCGCTAA
- the LOC127807967 gene encoding probable methyltransferase PMT28 isoform X1 codes for MIWYLNYCWVWREMAIARFGRQAKRSYGLCVKMTAVTVLGLCFVFIWSMFSSSSSVVSQRSRFGDITESVSANGKLTGSAIVSEKKEPRKDLGNKDDKKANFESDLEEKGGNKVNGSLSYMPADAHKRGNGGSVKKEGTNVKSPKKDERKKPGLVRSEGEELQKDQEGEQEEEVEENETEEKAADGEEGKGNEDLEEDAESLAADDVNLEPVEKVDDEGGGLKGTGKKRKIKGPLFDPKAHYTWKLCSTRSKHNYIPCIDIESASGRLQSYRHHERSCPRTSPMCLVPLPPEGYATPFSWPESKSKIFYKNVAHPKLAAFIKMHNWVVKSGEYLTFPQKQSEFKGGTLHYLESIEEMVPDIEWGKNIRIVLEIGCTDSSFAAALLDKDVLTLTLGLKDALVDLAQVALERGFPAVVSPFRSRRIPFPSGVFDAIHCGECQTQWHSNGGKLLLEMNRILRPGGYFILSNKHDSIEIEEAMSTLTASICWNILAHKTDEISEAGVKIYQKPESNDIYKLRRKKDPPLCKENENPDASWYVPIKSCLHNIPESIEQRGSEWPEEWPKRLETFPDWMNNKEKLIADTQHWKAIVEKSYLTGMGIEWSNIRNIMDMKAIHGGFAAALSQQKVWVMNVIPVHAPDTLPIIFERGLLGIYHDWCESFGTYPRSYDLLHADHLFSRLKNRCKQPVAIVVEMDRLLRPGGWAILRDKVEILDPLEGIFRSFHWEIRMTYYQDKEGIMCVQKTLWRP; via the exons ATG ATTTGGTATTTGAATTATTGCTGGGTTTGGAGAGAGATGGCCATAGCCCGGTTCGGTCGCCAAGCAAAGCGCTCGTATGGGCTTTGCGTCAAGATGACGGCAGTGACTGTGTTGGGATTGTGTTTTGTATTCATTTGGTCGATGttttcgtcttcttcttccgtGGTTTCTCAGAGGAGTAGGTTTGGTGATATCACCGAATCGGTTTCTGCCAATGGGAAGCTTACTGGCTCTGCGATTGTGTCCGAGAAGAAAGAACCAAGAAAGGATCTTGGAAATAAAGATGACAAAAAAGCgaattttgaatctgatttggAAGAGAAAGGTGGGAATAAGGTTAATGGGTCTTTGTCTTATATGCCTGCTGATGCACACAAGAGAGGGAATGGAGGTTCTGTGAAGAAAGAGGGAACTAACGTTAAGTCACCCAAGAAGGATGAGAGAAAGAAACCTGGGTTGGTGAGATCTGAAGGTGAAGAGTTGCAGAAAGATCAGGAGGGAgaacaagaagaggaagtggaagAAAATGAGACGGAAGAAAAAGCAGCAGATGGAGAAGAAGGTAAAGGAAATGAGGACCTGGAAGAGGATGCTGAGTCGCTTGCGGCAGATGATGTGAATCTGGAACCTGTGGAGAAGGTGGATGATGAGGGGGGCGGGTTGAAAGGTActgggaagaagagaaagataaaaGGGCCTTTATTCGATCCAAAAGCTCATTATACTTGGAAATTATGCAGCACAAGAAGCAAGCATAATTACATTCCTTGTATCGACATTGAAAGTGCCAGTGGAAGGCTGCAGAGTTATCGGCATCATGAGAGAAGTTGTCCTAGGACATCTCCAATGTGCCTTGTTCCCCTTCCTCCTGAGGGCTATGCGACTCCATTTAGCTGGCCGGAAAGCAAATCAAAG ATATTTTACAAGAATGTGGCACATCCAAAACTAGCAGCCTTTATCAAGATGCACAATTGGGTAGTCAAGTCTGGAGAGTATCTCACTTTCCCTCAAAAGCAATCTGAATTCAAGGGTGGAACCCTGCATTATCTTGAATCCATTGAAGAG ATGGTACCAGATATTGAATGGGGAAAAAACATTCGCATTGTTTTGGAAATTGGATGCACAGACTCAAGCTTTGCTGCTGCTTTACTTGATAAGGATGTTTTGACACTTACTCTAGGTTTGAAGGATGCCCTAGTGGACCTGGCACAGGTTGCTCTTGAGCGTGGTTTTCCTGCAGTAGTCAGCCCTTTTAGAAGTAGGAGGATTCCTTTTCCCAGTGGTGTTTTTGATGCTATTCATTGTGGTGAATGTCAAACACAATGGCATTCTAATG GAGGCAAGCTTCTTTTGGAGATGAATCGGATTTTGAGGCCTGGtggatattttattttgtcgAATAAACATGATAGTATTGAAATTGAAGAAG CTATGTCCACACTGACAGCATCCATCTGTTGGAATATCTTGGCTCATAAAACTGATGAAATCAGTGAAGCAGGTGtcaaaatttatcaaaagccagaatcaaatgatatatataaattaagaaggaagaaagatcCTCCTTTATGCAAAGAAAATGAGAACCCGGATGCTTCCTG GTATGTTCCGATAAAAAGTTGCTTGCACAACATTCCTGAATCTATTGAACAACGTGGAAGCGAGTGGCCTGAGGAATGGCCGAAAAGGTTGGAAACTTTTCCGGACTGGATGAACAACAAGGAGAAACTCATAGCCGACACTCAGCACTGGAAAGCTATTGTTGAAAAGTCGTACCTTACTGGAATGGGTATTGAATGGTCAAATATCCGGAATATAATGGACATGAAAGCAATACATGGAGG ATTTGCTGCTGCCCTTTCGCAACAAAAGGTTTGGGTTATGAATGTGATCCCTGTGCATGCACCAGATACACTTCCTATTATATTTGAACGTGGTCTGCTTGGTATTTACCATGACTGGTGTGAATCTTTTGGTACCTATCCAAGATCGTACGACCTTTTGCATGCTGATCATCTCTTCTCAAGGCTTAAGAACAG GTGTAAGCAGCCCGTGGCAATTGTTGTTGAGATGGATCGGTTGTTAAGGCCCGGTGGTTGGGCAATTTTGCGGGATAAGGTAGAGATACTCGATCCATTAGAAGGAATTTTCAGAAGTTTTCACTGGGAAATACGGATGACTTATTATCAGGACAAGGAAGGTATCATGTGTGTCCAGAAAACCTTGTGGAGACCCTGA
- the LOC127807971 gene encoding uncharacterized protein LOC127807971: protein MGKKKMPKKTKELSVAIAESSSIGTEQPQQQTPRKRGRPRKVVEKIESEEMINKEEQREEAEVAAETDSKKAKTSQKEEEEEEPKMQGAAAGGSSSVGGKEREKEEQQQQPPPRSRARRKSKPRKSS from the coding sequence atggggaagaagaagatgccaAAGAAGACGAAGGAACTATCGGTAGCAATAGCAGAATCATCGTCGATAGGCACCGAGCAGCCGCAGCAACAGACTCCTAGGAAAAGGGGCAGACCGAGGAAAGTCGTCGAGAAAATTGAGAGTGAAGAGATGATTAATAaggaagaacagagagaagaagCTGAAGTTGCAGCAGAGACGGACTCGAAGAAAGCAAAGACGagccaaaaagaagaagaggaggaggagccGAAGATGCAAGGCGCGGCGGCGGGGGGTTCGTCTTCTGTGGGcggcaaagagagagagaaggaagagcagcagcagcagccgccGCCAAGAAGCAGAGCTCGGCGCAAAAGCAAGCCCCGTAAGAGCAGCTGA